A single region of the Diadema setosum chromosome 14, eeDiaSeto1, whole genome shotgun sequence genome encodes:
- the LOC140237657 gene encoding FAST kinase domain-containing protein 1, mitochondrial-like, which translates to MASSRLLLRAGYQTSLHSPCVTPSLSKALHARQTKIPHKCHQQMVSCSKQRELVVYSTSNSSNTSSKTDGKVRDGTSHQLGLRNFHTSSSVGLLEDIQACPDHVSLLMTVGQNRAKLNEDHVSQAMVQLWEVMKFTADRKTVLENEVQTHRDFLSLCVLVENKVHLMQDEVLADVLYASLKLLAPDTKHSLIRELRNRTLSRLDKMSCKQLSKVAVCLSDLSEWRAPSLGAVTHAFSQKLDSVENIRELSAWMRECLPLASKNLCSRTYAKTVQFVNELDKNDFGSNDLRRIVQTMGKVPGAPRGLLLKCEEIFLEKMEAGMLSVRDICTMYNLFSNLDNSGEGSRTQVRKYLKQRLPELTDGLEASLAIEILAVRASADTKFMLEDKAIEIVREVPPSWLHHMCHGLRMMNYVTMKPLTKQIVSKVMACDTQNLSTEGIARILEFMSKVDDVDERLYQNIYADLLCMLEDAIVPNRIIHIIYCISLLPLNSVHGLVFKKASAILPQLHTPGINQLLSSIVRISHKLQREGTVPNSCSNLLQQLQELAITSINKVTSVYYLNNIVDFLLEEGDQAFLVRVAMQRYSHVLSKLTPQLAVDCAKNITRSKCLQVDLLDEMANLLAQNINKITPLQVACVLSPYSLLNYQPPNASELYEACIGRIEQFLDSLPAGYVVDVANMCALSQRFPEHILKKIFSLEFLTRLDEELEAIPDRSMMYRRKLMNLNRSLAVECPELQVPWFHEDFCQDILKTRKVYFNTALREVQKTLVEVLGGPQFLRSFVITPYHYDISFECVLDSEGSPLPCADYGSVLNRLGAVAGGVLADLMQWGTQTKHLPDGAQRVAIDYLSSSMYCANSPHALGLVAMKKRQLELMGYKYVQIPYYEWYSENLSEREDRIQYIHELIVNSSPVDQLVTGSQEEPAIAVWGDQEGAELALYGPRRQPDPDLLDDPLVMKVLHTFDRIGGRTI; encoded by the exons ATGGCAAGCTCAAGGTTACTGTTGAGAGCAGGATATCAAACTAGTCTCCACTCGCCATGTGTGACGCCCAGTCTTTCCAAGGCTCTCCACGCCAGGCAGACTAAAATTCCTCACAAGTGCCATCAGCAGATGGTGTCATgttcaaaacaaagagaattagTTGTGTACAGCACTTCAAACTCCTCAAATACATCTTCCAAGACAGATGGCAAAGTAAGGGATGGCACCTCTCACCAGCTGGGACTAAGAAACTTTCACACCTCATCCTCAGTCGGGCTGCTGGAAGACATCCAAGCATGTCCAGACCACGTAAGCCTCCTGATGACAGTGGGCCAGAATCGGGCAAAGCTGAATGAGGATCACGTTAGCCAGGCTATGGTACAGCTGTGGGAGGTGATGAAGTTTACTGCAGACAGGAAGACAGTTCTAGAAAATGAAGTACAGACCCACAGAGACTTCCTCAGCCTGTGTGTCCTAGTGGAGAATAAAGTCCATTTGATGCAGGATGAGGTCTTGGCAGATGTCCTCTATGCCTCCCTGAAGTTGTTGGCACCTGACACAAAGCACAGCCTGATCAGGGAGCTGAGGAATAGGACTCTGTCGCGTCTTGATAAAATGTCATGCAAGCAGCTGTCCAAAGTAGCAGTGTGCCTCAGTGACTTGAGTGAGTGGAGGGCACCATCACTTGGGGCTGTGACACATGCCTTTAGCCAGAAACTGGACTCTGTGGAGAATATCAGGGAACTATCAGCATGGATGAGGGAGTGTCTGCCCCTCGCCTCAAAGAATCTGTGTTCACGTACTTACGCCAAGACTGTACAGTTTGTGAATGAACTTGACAAAAATGATTTTGGctcgaacgatttgcgaaggattGTTCAAACGATGGGTAAAGTTCCAGGAGCTCCACGGGGACTACTGCTCAAATGTGAGGAGATATTCTTGGAGAAAATGGAGGCAGGCATGCTCAGTGTGAGGGATATTTGCACAATGTACAATCTCTTCTCAAATCTTGATAACAGTGGGGAAGGAAGTCGTACTCAGGTACGCAAGTATCTGAAGCAGAGGCTGCCTGAACTCACAGATGGGCTTGAAGCAAGTCTTGCCATTGAAATACTAGCTGTAAGAGCCTCAGCAGATACCAAGTTTATGCTTGAGGATAAAGCAATCGAAATTGTCAGAGAAGTCCCTCCTTCTTGGTTGCATCACATGTGCCATGGACTGAGAATGATGAACTATGTTACGATGAAACCCTTAACTAAACAGATTGTTAGTAAGGTCATGGCTTGTGACACGCAGAACTTGTCTACTGAAGGCATTGCTAGAATTCTGGAGTTCATGTCCAAAGTTGATGATGTGGATGAAAGGTTGTACCAGAACATTTACGCAGATTTGTTGTGCATGCTGGAAGATGCTATAGTCCCTAACCGCATCATTCATATCATCTACTGCATATCGCTTCTACCTCTAAACTCTGTGCATGGTCTTGTCTTTAAGAAGGCATCAGCTATTCTTCCCCAGCTTCACACCCCAGGAATCAATCAGCTCCTAAGCTCTATTGTAAGGATCTCCCACAAACTGCAAAGAGAAGGAACTGTTCCAAACTCCTGCAGCAATCTCCTACAACAGCTCCAGGAGTTGGCCATCACTTCAATCAACAAGGTCACCAGTGTGTATTATCTAAACAACATTGTAGACTTCCTGttggaggaaggtgatcaggCGTTCTTAGTGAGAGTTGCCATGCAGAGATACTCTCATGTCCTGTCCAAACTGACACCCCAGCTGGCTGTTGACTGTGCAAAGAACATCACCCGCTCAAAATGCCTGCAGGTAGATCTTCTGGATGAGATGGCCAACCTCCTTGCACAGAACATCAACAAGATCACTCCACTGCAAGTAGCATGTGTGCTTAGTCCATATAGTCTGCTGAACTACCAACCTCCAAATGCCTCAGAGCTGTATGAAGCCTGCATAGGTCGCATTGAACAGTTCTTGGACAGTCTTCCAGCTGGGTATGTTGTTGATGTTGCAAACATGTGTGCTTTGAGCCAGCGGTTTCCAGAGCATATCCTGAAGAAGATCTTTAGTCTGGAATTTCTCACCAGACTGGATGAGGAGCTTGAAG CCATCCCTGATAGGAGCATGATGTACCGCCGTAAGCTGATGAACCTGAATCGCTCACTGGCAGTGGAGTGTCCAGAGCTGCAGGTTCCCTGGTTTCATGAAGACTTTTGTCAGGACATTCTCAAGACTC GTAAAGTTTACTTCAATACTGCTTTACGAGAAGTGCAGAAGACCCTCGTGGAAGTTCTTGGTGGACCGCAGTTCCTGCGTTCATTTGTCATCACACCATATCACTATGACATCT CATTCGAGTGTGTGCTGGACTCTGAAGGGAGCCCTCTACCATGTGCAGACTATGGCAGTGTGTTGAATCGTCTGGGTGCTGTGGCTGGAGGGGTCTTAGCTGATCTCATGCAGTGGGGAACTCAGACCAAGCACCTACCAGATGGTGCACAAAG GGTTGCCATTGACTATCTGTCCAGCAGTATGTACTGTGCCAATTCACCTCATGCCCTGGGTTTAGTGGCCATGAAGAAACGACAGCTGGAGCTGATGGGATACAAATATGTTCAG ATCCCTTACTATGAGTGGTACTCTGAGAACTTGTCAGAGCGCGAGGATCGCATCCAATACATCCATGAGCTCATCGTCAACTCCAGCCCAGTAGACCAGCTTGTTACTGGGAGCCAGGAGGAACCAGCCATCGCCGTTTGGGGGGACCAGGAGGGGGCAGAGCTAGCCCTCTATGGGCCCAGGAGGCAGCCGGATCCAGACCTCCTGGATGACCCTCTAGTGATGAAGGTCCTACACACCTTTGATCGCATTGGAGGAAGAACCATATGA